A segment of the Fusarium musae strain F31 chromosome 2, whole genome shotgun sequence genome:
ACGGTGTTGACTTTTACAGGGCACGATTAGGTTCCTCCGCTACCATCGACGTCGCAAACGATTTCACACGACTAACACTCGACACCATCGCCCTTTGCACAATGGGCTTCCGCTTCAACAGCTTCTACAGCAACGAGAAGATGCATCCCTTTGTAGAGAGCATGGTCGCAGCCCTCGTCGACGCAGATAAGCAATCCATGCTCCCCGATGTCGTGCAGTCATTTCGACTACGAGCCCAATCCCATTTTAAGAAGAATGCTgctgtgatgaagacaacaTGTCATGATATCCTCGACCAGCGACGGAAGAATCCTGTCGAGGGCAAAGATCTTCTCAATGCGATGATGAGTGGCAAGGATCCCAAGACGGGAATGGGTATGAGTGATGGGAACATTGTCGACAATCTCATTACTTTCCTCGTCGCTGGCCACGAGACTACCTCTGGTCTTTTGTCCTTTGCATTCTACTACCTCCTCGAGAACCCTGAGAAGCTACAAAAGGCTCGCGAGGAGGTCGACGAGGTTTTGGGTGACGATGCCATCACAGCAGATCATCTTCCCAAGATGCCCTACATCAACATGATCTTCCGCGAGACCCTTCGTCTTATGCCCACTGCACCAGGCTTCTACGTCACACCATTCAAAGACGAAGTCATCGGTGGTCAATACAACGTCTCCGCAGGCGAtcccctctttcttttcctccacaTGATCCACCGCGATCCCGAAGTCTGGGGCCCTGATGCCGAGGAGTTCAGGCCTGAGAGGATGGCAGACGAGCACTTTAACAAGCTCCCCAAGAACGCTTGGAAGCCTTTCGGTAACGGTATGCGAGGCTGCATCGGTCGAGAGTTTGCatggcaagaagctcaaatcGTAAGTGCCACTTCTTTGTTGTGAATTACTAGCTAATATTCGCAGGTTACCATCATGCTTCTTCAGAACTTTGACATGGTCAAAGCCGATCCTAACTACCAACTTAAGATCAAACAGTCGCTCACCATCAAGCCCGACGGTTTCAACATGAAGGTCAAGCTTCGAGAGGGACGCGACTTGACCAACCTCTTCAAGAACCCCAGCACGGCTAGCTCCAAGCAGCCCAGTCTGTCCAGCCGAAAGAACCTCAACATCTCACAAAAGGACCTGAagcccatctccatcttttATGGATCCAACACTGGAACTTGTGAGGCACTGGCAGAGCGGTTGTCGGCTGATTGTGCGACCTTCGGATTCATGCCCTCTAAGCCTCTGCCGCTTGATGACGCTACGAGGAATATGTCCAAGGAGGGACCGAACATCATCCTGGCTGCCTCGTATGATGGAAAACCTTCTGATAATGCTACCGAGTTTATGAAGTGGGCTGAGTCACTGCAGCCTGGGGAGCTGGAGGGCACCCAGTTCGCTGTTTTCGGATGCGGTaagtctccttcatctcttcataCCTCAACTTATCTAACGCTTCTTAGGCCACAAAGACTGGGTATCAACCTTGTATCGTATCCCCAAGGTTCTCGACAAGTGCTTAGCTGACGCTGGCGCCGATCGTCTCGTCGATATTGGTCTCACCGACGCCAGCACCGGCCGTTTATACCCCGACTTCGATGACTGGGCACATAGCAAGCTCTTCCCCGAACTAGCCAGCCGCCACGGCATCACACTCGACCACGAGCCTGACTCTCTTGAACTGAGCGTCACTGTCAACCAGTCCCAGCGGAATGATATTGGAGGGAACTTCAAGAGGGCTGAGGTCGTGGAGAACACTCTTCTCACTAGCCCTGGTGTTCCTCGTAAGTACAGTCTACTCCTCAAGTTACCGAAGGATATGGCATATACTCCTGGTGATCATGTCTTGATTCTTCCCAAGAATCCGCCTCAGCTTGTTGAGCGAGTCATGACTTGCTTTGGTGTCGATGATGATACTGTCTTGACTGTGTCGTCGCAGCGACCTACTTTCCTTCCCACCGGCACTCCCATTCTTGCCTCGAGCCTCTTCAGCACTCTTGTTGAACTGTCACAGACAGTCAGCCgcaccagcctcaagagaCTGGTTGACTTTGCAGGCAATGAGGAGACTAAGGCTGAGATCCAGAGTCTCGCTGGTGATAGATACGATGTCGAGATTCACGAACAACGCATGTCCATTCTCGACATCCTCCGCAAATACCCCTCCATCAACATGCCCCTATCAACCTTCCTCTCCATGCTTCCCCAGATGCGTCCCCGCACATACTCCTTcgcctcaacaccagagtGGAAGCCTGGCCACGGCTCACTTCTCTTCTCTGTCGTTGAAGCCACTGAAGCCAGTGGCTCATCGCTTGCACGCCCTGGCGGTCTAGCTACCAACTACATGGCCCAGCTCCGCCCCGGCGACTCTGTTCTCGTCGAGCCTCGACCTTGCAGAGTTGAGCTTCGCACTGCAATGACTACTGAGCTCAACGTCCCTATCGTCATGATCGCTGTTGGCGCTGGTCTCGCTCCCTTCTTGGGATTCATGCAGAAGCGATACCTGCAAAAGAAGTCGGGTCAATTGTCCAATTCCTCCTCCACACTTTTCTTTGGTTGCCGTGGCGCCAAGATGGATGACATC
Coding sequences within it:
- a CDS encoding hypothetical protein (EggNog:ENOG41), giving the protein MAAKQESKKHDEKHKGQIPGPKGTYITLNTNKCHHMLTIAGLPIIGNLLDIDVTNSLQSIIDMAKDYPKLFALNVGGNTEIMICSGDLMDELADESRFHKLVVGGVEKLRPLAGDGLFSAQHNNQEWAIAHRILMPLFGPLTIREMLPDMRDISEQLCLKWARLGSSATIDVANDFTRLTLDTIALCTMGFRFNSFYSNEKMHPFVESMVAALVDADKQSMLPDVVQSFRLRAQSHFKKNAAVMKTTCHDILDQRRKNPVEGKDLLNAMMSGKDPKTGMGMSDGNIVDNLITFLVAGHETTSGLLSFAFYYLLENPEKLQKAREEVDEVLGDDAITADHLPKMPYINMIFRETLRLMPTAPGFYVTPFKDEVIGGQYNVSAGDPLFLFLHMIHRDPEVWGPDAEEFRPERMADEHFNKLPKNAWKPFGNGMRGCIGREFAWQEAQIVTIMLLQNFDMVKADPNYQLKIKQSLTIKPDGFNMKVKLREGRDLTNLFKNPSTASSKQPSLSSRKNLNISQKDLKPISIFYGSNTGTCEALAERLSADCATFGFMPSKPLPLDDATRNMSKEGPNIILAASYDGKPSDNATEFMKWAESLQPGELEGTQFAVFGCGHKDWVSTLYRIPKVLDKCLADAGADRLVDIGLTDASTGRLYPDFDDWAHSKLFPELASRHGITLDHEPDSLELSVTVNQSQRNDIGGNFKRAEVVENTLLTSPGVPRKYSLLLKLPKDMAYTPGDHVLILPKNPPQLVERVMTCFGVDDDTVLTVSSQRPTFLPTGTPILASSLFSTLVELSQTVSRTSLKRLVDFAGNEETKAEIQSLAGDRYDVEIHEQRMSILDILRKYPSINMPLSTFLSMLPQMRPRTYSFASTPEWKPGHGSLLFSVVEATEASGSSLARPGGLATNYMAQLRPGDSVLVEPRPCRVELRTAMTTELNVPIVMIAVGAGLAPFLGFMQKRYLQKKSGQLSNSSSTLFFGCRGAKMDDICRDTLDEYSRAGVVTIHRAFSRDWDSPHKYVQHLVAKHADTLARLWGQGAIVMICSGKKVSDDVFDVLGPILHSEDRRLNTTRASDWKTWREGVSKERLILEVFG